One Hermetia illucens chromosome 4, iHerIll2.2.curated.20191125, whole genome shotgun sequence DNA segment encodes these proteins:
- the LOC119655767 gene encoding beta-chimaerin, giving the protein MANKRLSEPNSPVRKVWKPELYKIQLEAPTPKAILRRHDINDAPDCFGYEYHGELGHLEVEKMLDGTPDGSYLIRRSPGSSGFYTLSVRFNNKTKHYKIYHQWNVGYYLKENSKRFDTIHDLVADGLVDFYMQIHAAPIIKEMLSQTKNNYQQSPYMTLNRRKLRALSNDIRKSIKSENITESSSPTVISPSQEEVDVLPVVYEKPHVFKVHTFKGLNWCELCANFLWGFTSQGVKCEDCAFIAHTKCSELVPAKCVPDLKKIRGVFGTDLTTLVTAHNGTIPFVIRRCVEEVECRGMLQEGIYRVSGFADEIEALKFALDNHGEKTDMSETAYGNVNVIAGTLKLYLRLLPVPLITFQAYPAFMATTRCKTIGEQILALRDASKQLPPAHFKCLKFMIEHLNRVASHYAVNKMNEHNLATVFAPTLIATPQHMTDLSQEIFMLSSLITNCQAVFM; this is encoded by the exons ATGGCCAACAAACGACTCAGTGAACCGAATTCTCCGGTCCGTAAAGTGTGGAAACCTGAAt TGTACAAAATTCAACTAGAAGCTCCCACGCCGAAGGCTATACTACGCCGCCACGATATAAACGATGCACCTGACTGCTTTGGCTACGAATATCATGGGGAATTGGGTCATTTGGAGGTGGAGAAAATGTTGGACGGAACTCCCGACGGTTCTTACCTGATCCGAAGGAGCCCAGGCTCGTCGGGATTCTACACACTGAGCGTGCGTTTCAACAACAAAACGAAACACTATAAGATCTACCATCAATGGAACGTCGGCTACTATCTGAAGGAGAACTCGAAGCGATTCGACACAATACACGACCTAGTCGCAGATGGTCTCGTGGATTTCTATATGCAAATCCACGCCGCGCCAATCATCAAGGAAATGTTATCTCAGACGAAGAATAACTACCAACAGAGCCCGTATATGACACTCAACCGACGGAAGTTACGTGCCTTATCAAATGATATTCGAAAATCTATCAAATCTGAGAATATAActgaatcatcatcaccaacggtgaTTAGTCCCAGTCAAGAGGAAGTCGATGTTCTTCCAGTTGTTTATGAAAAGCCTCACGTTTTCAAAGTGCATACCTTCAAAGGTCTAAATTGGTGTGAGCTGTGCGCTAACTTCTTATGGGGATTCACTTCGCAAGGGGTGAAATGTGAAGATTGTGCTTTCATAGCGCATACCAAGTGCTCTGAGCTGGTTCCCGCGAAATGTGTGCCAgacttgaagaaaatccgaGGCGTGTTCGGGACAGATTTAACTACTCTGGTCACCGCACATAACGGAACAATACCATTTGTTATACGACGTTGTGTTGAGGAAGTGGAGTGTCGTGGAATGTTACAGGAAGGAATCTACAGGGTATCAGGATTTGCAGATGAAATTGAAGCGTTGAAGTTCGCATTGGACAATCACGGAGAGAAGACTGATATGTCGGAGACGGCGTATGGGAATGTGAATGTTATCGCTGGCACATTGAAATTGTATTTGCGACTGCTGCCAGTGCCGTTAATTACTTTTCAAGCATATCCCGCGTTTATGGCGACCACAC GATGTAAAACGATTGGCGAGCAAATTCTGGCGTTGCGAGACGCATCGAAACAGTTGCCACCGGCACATTTCAAATGCTTGAAATTCATGATTGAACATTTAAATAG AGTCGCTTCACACTATGCAGTCAATAAAATGAACGAACACAATTTAGCCACAGTATTCGCGCCAACGCTTATAGCCACACCACAACATATGACAGACCTATCGCAGGAAATCTTCATGCTATCATCTCTAATAACGAATTGCCAAGCAGTTTTCATGTAG
- the LOC119655022 gene encoding cilia- and flagella-associated protein 73-like, protein MPRTKPTKKLGIYGSFDINPEDAVGSYIESKQQEKLYIKPPVWDISRDGLELFAIQNEREHNDTVKLQEEMLENAQKQKVVNMKRIKDMYKIQRELREQFINVNNFIRDCEEKKRVAEKKIGDERKMHEQLEKDIEKLIQDIADLEKFEETLTETVKELEPYEKVIKDVVESSDIFKSVNDCMIRCDALMLAQVEITELEQEKIKGIEEMRRMMVKAMNESSLTILGLNNELSAMERSYSIAKAESLKWEKIMAGTKDYISENELTRNRILDAIQQMYHLLCRRNGVDPTAGRYDIEEQLDYIKNEIEILQKVVNLCNKDLAKNASASQQHAMFSDAPTKDGSSKKSKKKKVAGPRIRIAE, encoded by the exons atgCCACGTACGAAACCAACGAAAAAATTAGGCATTTACGGAAGTTTTGATATTAATCCTGAAGATGCGGTTGGCAGTTATATAGAATCCAAACAACAAGAAAAACTCTACAT AAAACCTCCTGTTTGGGATATATCCCGTGATGGATTGGAATTGTTTGCCATCCAAAATGAACGCGAGCACAATGATACAGTTAAATTGCAAGAGGAGATGCTTGAGAATGCTCAAAAGCAAAAAGTCGTGAATATGAAACGTATCAAGGATATGTATAAAATTCAGCGAGAGCTACGTGAACAATTTATCAATGTAAATAACTTTATCCGGGACTGTGAGGAAAAGAAACGAGTGGCCGAGAAGAAAATCGGCGATGAGAGAAAGATGCATGAACAATTGGAAAAGGATATAGAGAAACTCATACAAGATATAGCTGatttggaaaagtttgaagaaacaCTAACGGAGACAGTTAAGGAATTGGAACCATATGAGAAAGTTATCAAGGATGTGGTGGAGAGTTCAGATATATTCAAATCGGTTAATGATTGCATGATTCGATGCGATGCATTAA TGCTCGCTCAAGTGGAAATCACAGAATTGGAACAGGAAAAAATCAAAGGTATTGAAGAAATGCGTCGTATGATGGTAAAGGCAATGAATGAATCATCTCTAACAATCTTGGGTTTAAATAACGAGTTATCTGCAATGGAACGCAGCTACAGCATAGCAAAGGCGGAAAGTTTAAAATGGGAAAAGATAATGGCTGGAACAAAAGATTacatttctgaaaatgagttgaCTAGAAATCGAATATTGGATGCTATCCAACAAATGTATCATTTACTTTGTCGCCGAAAtg GGGTTGATCCGACAGCTGGACGGTATGACATTGAAGAACAGCTTGATtacattaaaaatgaaattgagATACTGCAAAAAGTTGTTAATTTGTGCAATAAGGATTTAGCAAAGAATGCTTCAGCATCACAGCAACATGCAATGTTCAGTGATGCTCCGACAAAGGATGGATCATCTAAGAaatcgaaaaagaagaaggtcgcTGGACCGCGTATCCGTATAGCTGAATGA